In Flavobacterium hankyongi, the genomic window TAAAGGATCCAAGGCTCTTTGCTGTTTACCAGTTAAATATATTGCTGGTAAAATGATGCTTGTGAGAGCTATGGTTTTGGGATGGGAAATAGATATAGTTGAGCCTTCATCAAATCCTTTGAAAGGTATAGATAAAGTTTTTGATTTTGTTGCTATGGTTCCACTTCAGGTTGAAAATTCGTTAGACAAATTAGATCGAGTTAAAACTTTATTGATTGGAGGAGCTCCATTAAATAAACAATTGTCTGCAAAGTTGATTGAATTAAGATGTAATGCTTACGAATCCTATAGCATGACTGAAACAGTGACCCATGTGGCACTGAAAAAGGTTGGAAATAAATCTTTTAGAGTTTTATCTAATGTGAAAATAAGTATTGATAATAGAAATTGTTTGATTATTAATGCACCACAATTGAATCCTGAAGAGTTAATAACTAATGATGTTGTTGATTTGATCTCGGAATTTGAATTTATTTGGAAGGGGAGGATTGATAATGTTGTAAACAGCGGTGGAATTAAACTTTTTCCTGAACAAATAGAA contains:
- a CDS encoding AMP-binding protein encodes the protein MENFHFDIHPNFKLNNERVNIKELLFKADNFISSNIDYQKDIGFFINNWFNKSPYLIVKTSGTTGKSKEIKIEKSAMINSAVATGDFFNLGKGSKALCCLPVKYIAGKMMLVRAMVLGWEIDIVEPSSNPLKGIDKVFDFVAMVPLQVENSLDKLDRVKTLLIGGAPLNKQLSAKLIELRCNAYESYSMTETVTHVALKKVGNKSFRVLSNVKISIDNRNCLIINAPQLNPEELITNDVVDLISEFEFIWKGRIDNVVNSGGIKLFPEQIEEKLVNKIQNRFFVAGVPDEIFNEKLVLFIEGEEFKFDISVFDELDKFEKPKEIFFINKFSETETGKIKRKEIINQFK